Proteins found in one Bicyclus anynana chromosome 26, ilBicAnyn1.1, whole genome shotgun sequence genomic segment:
- the LOC128199519 gene encoding formin-B-like isoform X1 encodes MNREQCLKLIHLYGEYKLLWDAQCPNYTNRGLREDAWNNINREMNIPIMDLKKKMESLLGSYRRERSREKKSRITGSGMFMFIIMFSYSHYIFIVSRTNLINLLFITGRGDIYKSNWYAYEAFSFLGDRNHPGNTQDTLPEDNACHSEIQNDGSQSKTRNDGSENETQNSGSQSETQNQVGNENTVKETRNEYTRAKKRTKRTEPNDLTDNAISEALTLLQQCASDSAASEKHDSYDVYGQYVANELRKYDAFTLAHVKHAINKIIFEADMGAYPSYTGYYTQSYSGLNSSNNTSCLSSSPMPPQSPMPPQSQMPPTSPMPPTSPMPPTPPIPPTSPMPPPPPHPHC; translated from the exons atgaaTAGAGAACAGTGTctcaaattaatacatttatatggAGAATATAAACTACTTTGGGATGCGCAATGTCCTAATTATACCAACAGAGGACTAAGAGAAGATGCGTGGAATAACATAAATCGTGAAATGAACATTCCAataatggatttaaaaaaaaagatggagtCTTTGCTAGGATCCTATAGGAGGGAAAGGTCACGTGAAAAGAAAAGCCGTATCACAGGATCaggtatgtttatgtttattattatgttttcgtacagtcattacatatttatagtcAGTcgtacaaatttaattaatttattatttattacaggtCGTGGTGAcatatataaatcaaattgGTACGCCTATGAAGCTTTCAGCTTCCTGGGCGATAGAAACCATCCAGGAAATACTCAAGATACTTTACCTGAAGAC AATGCATGTCACAGTGAAATTCAAAATGATGGAAGTCAAAGTAAAACTCGAAATGATGGCAGTGAAAATGAAACTCAAAATAGTGGCAGTCAAAGTGAAACTCAAAATCAAGTCGGTAATGAAAATACAGTTAAAGAAACCAGAAATGAATATACGAGAGCAAAGAAGAGAACTAAAAGAACTGAGCCAAATGATTTAACTGATAATGCTATATCAGAAGCCTTAACACTATTACAACAGTGTGCAAGTGATAGTGCTGCTTCGGAAAAACATGACTCCTACGATGTTTATGGGCAATATGTCGCAAATGAGTTGCGAAAATATGACGCTTTTACTTTAGCACATGTAAAGcatgctataaataaaattattttcgaagCGGACATGGGAGCATACCCATCATACACTGGTTATTATACTCAATCATACAGTGGGCTAAACAGTTCCAATAATACGTCTTGTCTTTCTTCCTCACCGATGCCTCCTCAATCACCGATGCCTCCTCAATCACAGATGCCTCCTACCTCACCGATGCCTCCTACCTCACCGATGCCTCCTACCCCACCGATCCCTCCTACCTCACCGATGCCCCCTCCGCCTCCTCATCCTCATTGTTAG
- the LOC112054371 gene encoding uncharacterized protein LOC112054371 isoform X1 has product MRPCVRKAIATTAFILIHQLVQKKKRKKSKHFWIKTLYKNRFQAGNRIFEELCFDDAESNFTRMNKIEFEHLYSLINAKISKKDTNFREAITARERLLVTLRFLATGDSYTSLQYLFRISKQRISVIVHEVCDALIDVLRDYVKIPSSEEEWLTIAREFETKWNFPHAIAAMDGKHVILQSPINSGNDFDCYKLFPSIVLFALVDANYKFLYVDVGSKGRISDGGVFKNTNLYKKLERRELNIPPPEILQIPYETAVPYFILADKAFALDEYTMKPYEGTPNRGSMERIFNYRLSRARRVVENAFGILSSVFRVLRKPILLEPEKATKVVLTTIYLYNYLRRDQEASQRFTAPGSFDVEAEGTIIPGRWRQDTEMSSMLPIRAMPRRGPTDLKEIRSHLGRHFITNGAIAWQNNYQ; this is encoded by the exons ATGAGGCCGTGCGTTCGGAAGGCTATCGCCACCACTGCCTTTATACTGATTCATCAACttgtacaaaaaaagaaaagaaaaaaatctaaacatttTTGGATAAAAACGTTATACAAAAACAGATTTCAAGCTGGAAACAGAATATTTGAAGAGCTGTGCTTTGATGACGCAGAAAGCAATTTCACtagaatgaataaaattgaatttgaacatCTGTACTCTCTTATAAACGCCAAAATAAGCAAGAAGGACACAAATTTTCGAGAAGCAATAACCGCAAGGGAAAGATTGTTGGTTACGTTAAGATTTTTGGCCACGGGAGATTCTTATACCAGTTTGCAGTATCTGTTTCGTATATCAAAACAAAGAATATCAGTAATCGTTCATGAAGTTTGTGATGCGTTAATCGATGTGCTAAGGGATTATgttaag ataCCATCATCCGAAGAAGAGTGGCTTACTATAGCAAGAGAATTTGAGACAAAATGGAATTTTCCGCATGCTATTGCAGCAATGGATGGGAAACATGTTATATTACAATCGCCTATAAATAGTGGCAATGATTTCGATTGTTACAAATTGTTTCCCAGTATAGTCCTATTTGCTTTAGTTGACGCCAATTATAAATTCCTGTATGTAGATGTTGGTAGCAAAGGTCGTATATCAGATGGCGGtgtgtttaaaaataccaatttatataaaaaacttgaaaGAAGGGAACTTAATATTCCTCCGCCAGAAATCTTACAAATACCTTATGAAACTGCAGTGCCGTATTTTATTTTGGCCGATAAAGCATTTGCATTGGATGAGTACACAATGAAACCTTATGAAGGTACTCCAAATCGAGGTTCAATGGAAAGGATCTTTAATTACCGACTGTCCAGAGCAAGGAGAGTTGTGGAAAATGCTTTTGGCATTTTAAGTTCTGTGTTCAGAGTATTGAGGAAGCCCATACTATTGGAACCAGAAAAAGCTACAAAAGTCGTGTTAActactatatacttatataactaCTTGCGAAGGGATCAAGAGGCCTCTCAAAGGTTTACTGCCCCGGGATCATTTGATGTCGAAGCTGAAGGAACAATAATACCCGGGCGATGGCGGCAGGATACAGAAATGTCATCAATGCTACCTATTCGAGCTATGCCACGGCGAGGGCCAAcagatttaaaagaaatacgttCACATTTAGGGagacattttattacaaatggagCAATTGCTTGGCAGAATAATTATCAGTAA
- the LOC128199519 gene encoding leukocyte receptor cluster member 8 homolog isoform X2: MNREQCLKLIHLYGEYKLLWDAQCPNYTNRGLREDAWNNINREMNIPIMDLKKKMESLLGSYRRERSREKKSRITGSGRGDIYKSNWYAYEAFSFLGDRNHPGNTQDTLPEDNACHSEIQNDGSQSKTRNDGSENETQNSGSQSETQNQVGNENTVKETRNEYTRAKKRTKRTEPNDLTDNAISEALTLLQQCASDSAASEKHDSYDVYGQYVANELRKYDAFTLAHVKHAINKIIFEADMGAYPSYTGYYTQSYSGLNSSNNTSCLSSSPMPPQSPMPPQSQMPPTSPMPPTSPMPPTPPIPPTSPMPPPPPHPHC, translated from the exons atgaaTAGAGAACAGTGTctcaaattaatacatttatatggAGAATATAAACTACTTTGGGATGCGCAATGTCCTAATTATACCAACAGAGGACTAAGAGAAGATGCGTGGAATAACATAAATCGTGAAATGAACATTCCAataatggatttaaaaaaaaagatggagtCTTTGCTAGGATCCTATAGGAGGGAAAGGTCACGTGAAAAGAAAAGCCGTATCACAGGATCag gtCGTGGTGAcatatataaatcaaattgGTACGCCTATGAAGCTTTCAGCTTCCTGGGCGATAGAAACCATCCAGGAAATACTCAAGATACTTTACCTGAAGAC AATGCATGTCACAGTGAAATTCAAAATGATGGAAGTCAAAGTAAAACTCGAAATGATGGCAGTGAAAATGAAACTCAAAATAGTGGCAGTCAAAGTGAAACTCAAAATCAAGTCGGTAATGAAAATACAGTTAAAGAAACCAGAAATGAATATACGAGAGCAAAGAAGAGAACTAAAAGAACTGAGCCAAATGATTTAACTGATAATGCTATATCAGAAGCCTTAACACTATTACAACAGTGTGCAAGTGATAGTGCTGCTTCGGAAAAACATGACTCCTACGATGTTTATGGGCAATATGTCGCAAATGAGTTGCGAAAATATGACGCTTTTACTTTAGCACATGTAAAGcatgctataaataaaattattttcgaagCGGACATGGGAGCATACCCATCATACACTGGTTATTATACTCAATCATACAGTGGGCTAAACAGTTCCAATAATACGTCTTGTCTTTCTTCCTCACCGATGCCTCCTCAATCACCGATGCCTCCTCAATCACAGATGCCTCCTACCTCACCGATGCCTCCTACCTCACCGATGCCTCCTACCCCACCGATCCCTCCTACCTCACCGATGCCCCCTCCGCCTCCTCATCCTCATTGTTAG